From one Cyanobacterium stanieri PCC 7202 genomic stretch:
- a CDS encoding photosystem q(b) protein (PFAM: Photosynthetic reaction centre protein~TIGRFAM: photosystem II, DI subunit (also called Q(B))~InterPro IPR000484:IPR005867~KEGG: cyt:cce_3501 photosystem II D1 protein~PFAM: photosynthetic reaction centre protein~SPTR: Photosystem II D1 protein;~TIGRFAM: photosystem q(b) protein), protein MTTTLQQQQSSAWEQFCQWITSTNNRLYVGWFGVLMIPCLLTATTCFLIAFVAAPPVDIDGIREPVAGSLLYGNNIISGAVVPSSNAIGLHFYPIWEAASLDEWLYNGGPYQLVVFHFLIGIFCYMGRQWELSYRLGMRPWICVAYSAPVSAATAVFLIYPIGQGSFSDGMPLGISGTFNFMFVFQAEHNILMHPFHMLGVAGVFGGSLFSAMHGSLVTSSLVRETTETESQNYGYKFGQEEETYNIVAAHGYFGRLIFQYASFNNSRALHFFLGAWPVIGIWFTAMGVSTMAFNLNGFNFNQSILDSQGHVIGTWADVLNRANIGIEVMHERNAHNFPLDLASAEAVSAPVING, encoded by the coding sequence ATGACTACCACTTTACAACAACAACAGTCTTCCGCATGGGAGCAGTTTTGTCAGTGGATCACCTCTACCAACAACCGCCTCTATGTAGGTTGGTTCGGTGTATTAATGATCCCTTGTTTATTAACTGCAACCACTTGTTTCTTAATCGCTTTCGTAGCTGCTCCTCCTGTGGACATCGACGGAATCCGTGAACCCGTAGCAGGTTCTTTATTATATGGAAACAACATCATATCTGGTGCTGTAGTACCTAGCTCCAACGCTATCGGTCTACACTTCTACCCTATTTGGGAAGCAGCATCCTTAGATGAATGGCTATACAATGGTGGCCCTTACCAATTAGTAGTATTCCACTTCTTAATCGGAATCTTCTGCTACATGGGTCGTCAGTGGGAATTATCCTACCGTTTAGGAATGCGTCCTTGGATCTGTGTCGCATACTCTGCACCTGTATCCGCTGCGACTGCAGTATTCTTAATCTACCCTATCGGTCAAGGATCTTTCTCTGATGGTATGCCTTTAGGTATCTCTGGAACCTTCAACTTCATGTTTGTATTCCAAGCAGAGCATAACATCTTAATGCACCCCTTCCATATGTTGGGTGTAGCAGGTGTATTCGGTGGATCTTTATTCTCCGCAATGCACGGTTCTCTCGTAACCTCTTCTTTGGTACGTGAAACCACCGAAACCGAATCTCAAAACTATGGTTACAAATTCGGTCAAGAAGAAGAAACCTACAACATCGTAGCTGCTCACGGATACTTTGGTCGTTTAATCTTCCAATATGCATCCTTCAACAACAGCCGCGCATTACACTTCTTCTTAGGTGCATGGCCTGTAATTGGTATTTGGTTCACCGCAATGGGTGTATCTACCATGGCATTCAACTTAAATGGTTTCAACTTCAACCAGTCTATCTTAGATAGCCAAGGTCACGTAATTGGAACTTGGGCAGACGTATTAAACCGTGCCAACATCGGTATCGAAGTAATGCACGAACGTAATGCTCACAACTTCCCCTTAGACTTAGCCTCTGCTGAAGCAGTATCTGCTCCTGTAATCAACGGTTAA
- a CDS encoding hypothetical protein (KEGG: cyp:PCC8801_2228 hypothetical protein~SPTR: Putative uncharacterized protein): MPSSTHFQTLINYISTQVENQLRQNKSNQFDDPLFYAIQFWYYYLSHNQNLNFTNEVKEYIVEKYKNQKVRCFILNREKEWRTIFERKKTNLFGITEIVKSRTRFYSLIDEGLKLLKIENTYMNFIVIFAFVIVAVLFVSYFLNQPKQTTQTKDIEESNRPTNQSYQTTTVEYTAQKPVKQISQQSLILVIPFAKSKLIDSLIKKGNTIITDKNYSNLYDSARYLYLDFSENLDNLLSKIKNNYICEDLDSDIYLVQINLKQPDEGLKANVNPNTRINAFKRLIDLEAKVLGRFPLEAYENMNVYDI; encoded by the coding sequence ATGCCGTCATCAACTCATTTTCAGACTTTAATCAATTATATATCAACTCAAGTTGAGAATCAACTTAGACAAAATAAAAGTAATCAATTTGATGATCCTTTATTTTATGCAATTCAATTTTGGTACTATTATTTAAGTCATAATCAAAATTTGAATTTTACCAATGAAGTAAAAGAGTATATTGTTGAAAAATATAAAAATCAAAAAGTTAGATGTTTTATATTAAACAGAGAAAAAGAGTGGAGAACAATTTTTGAAAGGAAAAAAACAAACTTATTTGGGATAACCGAAATAGTTAAATCCCGTACTAGATTTTATTCACTAATAGATGAAGGTTTAAAATTACTAAAAATAGAAAATACTTATATGAATTTTATTGTCATTTTTGCTTTCGTTATCGTAGCTGTTTTATTTGTTAGTTATTTTCTTAATCAACCAAAACAAACAACTCAAACTAAAGACATCGAAGAATCTAACAGACCAACTAATCAAAGTTATCAAACAACTACTGTAGAATATACAGCACAAAAACCAGTCAAACAAATTTCTCAACAATCTTTAATTTTAGTTATTCCTTTTGCCAAATCCAAATTAATTGATTCATTAATAAAAAAAGGTAACACTATAATTACTGATAAAAATTACTCAAATTTATATGATTCTGCTAGATATTTATATCTGGATTTTTCTGAAAATTTAGATAATTTATTATCGAAAATTAAGAATAATTATATATGTGAAGATTTAGATTCTGATATTTATTTGGTTCAAATTAATCTAAAACAACCAGATGAAGGTTTAAAGGCTAATGTTAACCCAAACACAAGAATTAATGCTTTTAAAAGATTAATTGATTTAGAAGCTAAAGTTTTAGGGCGATTTCCTTTAGAGGCTTACGAAAATATGAACGTTTACGATATTTAA
- a CDS encoding protein of unknown function DUF820 (PFAM: Protein of unknown function (DUF820)~COGs: COG4636 conserved hypothetical protein~InterPro IPR008538~KEGG: cyh:Cyan8802_2042 protein of unknown function DUF820~PFAM: protein of unknown function DUF820~SPTR: Putative uncharacterized protein) → MNAYTINFDSIFTITDKQFYQLCTNNPELVLERNRKGELIIMSPTGGETGKKNAELNADFVIWNRQKKLGYIFDSSTCFRLPMGSNRSPDVAYIKKERWDKLTEEEKIKFPPIAPDFVLELMSNTDSLKMLQEKMAEYMESGVKLGWLINPEKKEVEIYRQGKEKEILSNPQNLSGEDILLDFILDLTKIF, encoded by the coding sequence ATGAATGCCTATACCATTAACTTTGATTCTATCTTTACCATTACAGATAAACAGTTTTATCAATTGTGTACTAATAACCCAGAATTAGTGTTGGAGAGAAATAGAAAGGGAGAATTAATCATTATGTCGCCCACTGGAGGAGAAACTGGCAAAAAAAATGCCGAATTGAATGCGGATTTTGTCATCTGGAATCGTCAAAAAAAACTAGGATATATCTTCGATTCCTCAACTTGTTTTCGATTACCCATGGGTAGTAATCGCTCCCCTGATGTGGCATATATCAAGAAAGAAAGATGGGATAAGTTAACCGAAGAGGAAAAGATTAAATTTCCACCCATCGCCCCTGATTTCGTACTCGAATTAATGAGTAATACCGACTCCTTGAAAATGCTTCAAGAAAAAATGGCAGAATACATGGAAAGTGGAGTTAAACTGGGCTGGTTAATTAACCCAGAAAAAAAAGAAGTTGAAATATATCGTCAAGGAAAAGAAAAGGAAATTTTAAGTAATCCTCAAAACCTCTCGGGAGAAGACATTTTGCTTGATTTTATTTTAGATTTAACTAAGATTTTTTAG
- a CDS encoding nitrogen assimilation regulatory protein (PFAM: Sigma-54 interaction domain; Cyclic nucleotide-binding domain~COGs: COG1221 Transcriptional regulators containing an AAA-type ATPase domain and a DNA-binding domain~InterPro IPR000595:IPR002078:IPR017896:IPR017900~KEGG: cyc:PCC7424_3607 cyclic nucleotide-binding protein~PFAM: sigma-54 factor interaction domain-containing protein; cyclic nucleotide-binding~SMART: cyclic nucleotide-binding~SPTR: Cyclic nucleotide-binding protein), whose product MEMTELVTWLKERTAMNILPDEVLRAIAPNLTSISWAKDKTIIEASQPIKNVYILESGQVEIKGTKQTSCLLAGSLINLRELILEQSAQNTITTITEAKLWAIPAEKFTQLIKQYPEISQAFSQQLAQEIANLSSQLDFEQERRETLRPYLVNKAKRGIIGKSRYAVRLRQNVKTASKDHESVLIFGEQGLEKDNLAALIHYGSGDRREPVVKVDCAKLQASGAEIFGRAGGKPGLIEAVGEGTLIFNNIQDLPSELLPRIVQLLESNTYTPVNRGQSIFNSEKECKARLIFIAEKVIPEIKKLITHDIKVPPLRVRKSDIEDQVNYYISLICRNKKINKPQITAEALRRLQSYDFPNNLRELQNLIERAIVQMAGTNELTEEIIWPSQSKKQQFRFNLLTAYPRFRHFLRSPWWPDRINYGFTLTVFALVVIILFVGPQTRDQNFALNLFWAWWWPLILVAFPFVGRLWCSVCPFMIYGEVTQKLTQTLFPNYQLKKWPRKTAEKWGGWFLFTGFALILLWEELWDLPNTAYLSSCLLLLITAGAMICSAIFERRFWCRYLCPIGGMNGMFAKLAMTELRAQQGTCSAECNTYQCYKGGPEKGEGQETNGCPLYSHPAQMQDNRDCVLCMTCLKACPHRSVTFNLRPPAVELWTTHQPRSYEVALLFLLLNAVFLHLTPQINDYFHLGLDLDNFWIHGLSAIALITIPAIIPLTAHGVIRLVCKLNHTQSRSFIELAYGYLPLVLTASLAYYLQMGLGEAGRVLPLFATTFGLDGSGLPIWVAHPAVIAFLQGLTIIFGVLLTVILSQKIARQSFKLLLPQHLSTLSLAIFFWQLIF is encoded by the coding sequence ATGGAAATGACTGAGTTGGTGACATGGTTAAAAGAGCGCACCGCTATGAATATCTTACCTGATGAGGTATTAAGAGCGATCGCCCCTAACCTTACTTCAATTTCTTGGGCAAAAGATAAAACCATCATCGAAGCCAGTCAACCCATCAAAAATGTATATATCCTTGAAAGTGGGCAGGTAGAAATAAAAGGGACAAAACAAACCTCCTGTTTACTAGCTGGGAGCTTGATAAACCTGCGGGAGTTGATTTTGGAACAATCTGCCCAAAATACCATTACTACCATCACCGAGGCGAAATTATGGGCAATTCCTGCCGAAAAATTCACCCAGTTGATCAAACAATACCCCGAAATTAGTCAGGCTTTTTCCCAACAACTAGCCCAAGAAATTGCCAACCTTTCTTCCCAATTAGATTTTGAACAGGAAAGGAGGGAAACCTTACGCCCTTATCTTGTCAACAAAGCAAAACGGGGTATTATCGGCAAAAGCCGTTATGCCGTGAGACTAAGGCAAAATGTAAAGACTGCATCGAAAGACCATGAATCAGTGTTGATTTTTGGTGAGCAAGGGTTGGAAAAAGATAACCTCGCCGCCTTGATTCACTACGGTTCGGGCGATCGCCGTGAGCCTGTAGTTAAGGTAGATTGTGCCAAACTTCAAGCCAGTGGAGCAGAAATTTTTGGCAGGGCAGGGGGCAAACCGGGGTTAATTGAGGCAGTAGGAGAAGGCACTCTGATTTTTAATAATATTCAAGATTTACCATCAGAATTGTTACCCCGTATTGTGCAACTTTTGGAGTCGAATACCTATACCCCAGTTAACCGAGGACAAAGTATTTTCAACAGTGAGAAAGAATGTAAAGCCCGTTTAATCTTCATTGCCGAAAAAGTTATCCCCGAAATCAAAAAACTGATTACCCATGATATAAAAGTTCCCCCTCTGCGGGTAAGAAAAAGCGACATCGAAGATCAAGTGAACTACTACATCAGTTTAATTTGTCGCAATAAGAAAATTAATAAACCCCAAATTACAGCCGAGGCCTTACGCCGTTTGCAAAGTTACGATTTTCCTAACAACCTGCGAGAATTACAAAACCTCATTGAAAGGGCGATCGTGCAAATGGCAGGAACAAATGAACTAACAGAGGAAATTATTTGGCCATCCCAAAGCAAAAAGCAACAGTTTCGTTTTAATCTTTTAACCGCCTATCCTCGTTTTCGCCACTTTCTGCGTAGCCCATGGTGGCCTGATAGAATCAATTATGGTTTTACTTTAACAGTATTTGCCCTAGTAGTAATCATTTTATTTGTGGGACCACAAACTAGGGATCAAAACTTTGCCCTTAACTTATTTTGGGCTTGGTGGTGGCCTTTAATTTTAGTGGCTTTTCCTTTTGTGGGTCGTTTGTGGTGTTCAGTATGTCCATTTATGATTTATGGGGAAGTTACTCAAAAATTGACCCAAACATTATTCCCCAATTATCAACTGAAAAAATGGCCCCGAAAAACCGCTGAAAAATGGGGCGGTTGGTTTTTATTTACAGGTTTTGCCCTCATTTTGTTATGGGAGGAGTTATGGGATTTGCCTAATACTGCTTATCTTTCTTCCTGTTTACTATTGTTAATTACGGCAGGGGCGATGATTTGTTCGGCAATATTTGAAAGGCGTTTTTGGTGTCGTTACCTTTGCCCCATTGGTGGCATGAATGGGATGTTTGCTAAGTTGGCAATGACGGAATTACGAGCGCAGCAGGGAACTTGTTCGGCAGAATGTAATACTTATCAATGTTATAAGGGGGGCCCGGAGAAAGGAGAGGGGCAAGAAACCAATGGATGCCCTTTATATTCTCACCCTGCCCAAATGCAGGATAATCGGGATTGTGTGTTATGCATGACTTGTTTAAAGGCTTGTCCCCATCGTTCGGTTACTTTTAATTTACGCCCTCCTGCGGTGGAGTTATGGACAACTCACCAACCCCGTAGTTATGAGGTGGCGTTGTTGTTTTTGCTTCTCAATGCGGTATTTTTACATTTGACTCCGCAAATCAATGATTATTTTCATTTAGGTTTGGATTTAGATAATTTTTGGATTCACGGTTTAAGTGCGATCGCCCTTATCACCATTCCAGCTATAATTCCTTTAACCGCCCATGGTGTCATTCGTTTAGTTTGTAAACTTAATCACACTCAATCCCGTAGTTTTATCGAACTCGCCTACGGTTACTTACCCTTAGTATTAACCGCCAGTTTAGCCTACTATTTGCAAATGGGTTTAGGAGAAGCAGGACGAGTGTTACCCCTTTTTGCCACCACCTTCGGCTTAGATGGTAGTGGTTTACCCATTTGGGTAGCCCATCCTGCAGTAATTGCTTTTTTACAAGGATTAACCATTATTTTCGGAGTATTATTAACTGTTATTTTGAGTCAAAAAATAGCCCGTCAATCCTTCAAACTGCTATTACCTCAACACTTATCAACCCTTAGTCTTGCTATCTTTTTTTGGCAACTAATTTTCTAA
- a CDS encoding hypothetical protein (KEGG: cyp:PCC8801_2229 hypothetical protein~SPTR: Putative uncharacterized protein) encodes MLQDVTLLINNPEIIKGLMDGSLVRYGSVIRHAAGHPNAGQIFKHLAEAPNLTNSLLSIASNPVMGSVDAGVNAIGHTVTINKLMGLDTKVSAMQQTLSQVMGLSQMAAGASVLTLGVSVAGFAYMGYKLRQIQTSMNNLQQTMETGFSKVETRLNTLDSKMSQGFNVVIEGLNQVNSRLDVVSGQLAYLYLLVQDSREKQENLGKAISNIHKAMLIKEITTLQAELEVLRLFPNESPLSAIKTAKNTRLFLSSQAMQSTPELEAELLLNSDVSIQGWAVATVTEAHLLLQMGQHQEAKGMLREEVEKFKTVAHNWSNSLIKEGNSSLSTAYRFSASPFAEYITPERVTRIKDISPSDLSLNQDQVRRKKNEASVEFEMSYAQERYPKSWIQKQIAIAEYLDGLSELLARLESLEAFADLCESRNLKSSKEILPDENTPSGLYLLPAN; translated from the coding sequence ATGTTGCAAGATGTAACTTTATTAATTAATAATCCCGAAATTATTAAAGGATTAATGGATGGTAGCTTAGTTCGTTATGGTAGCGTTATTCGTCATGCGGCAGGGCATCCCAACGCAGGGCAAATATTCAAACACTTAGCAGAAGCACCAAATTTAACTAACTCTTTACTCAGTATCGCTTCTAATCCTGTGATGGGTAGTGTTGACGCTGGAGTTAATGCCATTGGGCATACCGTCACTATCAATAAGTTAATGGGGTTAGATACAAAAGTATCGGCTATGCAACAAACCCTATCTCAAGTTATGGGATTAAGTCAAATGGCGGCGGGGGCAAGTGTGCTAACTTTGGGCGTAAGTGTCGCAGGTTTTGCTTATATGGGTTATAAACTCCGTCAGATACAAACATCGATGAATAATCTTCAGCAAACGATGGAAACTGGTTTTAGTAAAGTAGAAACTCGTTTAAATACTCTTGATAGTAAAATGAGTCAAGGTTTTAATGTGGTGATTGAAGGCTTAAATCAGGTTAACAGTCGTTTAGATGTGGTTTCTGGCCAATTAGCTTATTTATATTTATTGGTGCAGGATAGTCGAGAAAAACAGGAAAATCTAGGGAAAGCTATTTCTAACATTCATAAAGCCATGTTAATTAAAGAAATCACTACTTTACAAGCAGAATTAGAAGTTTTAAGATTGTTTCCCAATGAATCCCCTCTATCAGCGATAAAAACGGCTAAGAATACTCGTTTATTTTTAAGTAGTCAGGCGATGCAGTCAACCCCAGAATTAGAGGCAGAATTGCTGTTAAATAGTGATGTATCCATTCAAGGATGGGCGGTTGCTACCGTCACGGAAGCGCATTTACTCTTACAAATGGGGCAACATCAGGAAGCAAAAGGAATGTTAAGGGAGGAGGTAGAGAAGTTTAAAACAGTGGCTCATAATTGGAGTAATAGCCTGATAAAAGAGGGTAATTCGTCTTTGTCAACAGCTTATCGTTTTTCGGCTTCTCCCTTTGCAGAATATATCACCCCCGAAAGAGTTACCAGAATTAAGGATATTTCTCCTAGTGATCTTAGTTTAAATCAGGATCAAGTCAGACGCAAAAAAAATGAGGCAAGTGTTGAGTTTGAAATGTCCTACGCCCAAGAAAGATACCCTAAATCATGGATACAAAAACAGATTGCTATAGCCGAATATTTAGACGGTTTAAGCGAATTATTAGCGAGATTAGAGAGTTTAGAAGCCTTTGCGGATTTGTGCGAAAGTCGTAACCTGAAAAGTAGTAAGGAGATTTTACCCGATGAAAATACCCCTTCGGGATTGTATTTGTTACCTGCGAATTAA
- a CDS encoding peptidase U62 modulator of DNA gyrase (PFAM: Putative modulator of DNA gyrase~COGs: COG0312 Zn-dependent protease and their inactivated homologs~InterPro IPR002510~KEGG: cyc:PCC7424_1348 peptidase U62 modulator of DNA gyrase~PFAM: peptidase U62 modulator of DNA gyrase~SPTR: Peptidase U62 modulator of DNA gyrase), which yields MSKVQTIANYTKEKAEKLNIKKYDIYGSTVEQTSVQVFQGEPKQVKASQKSSVIVRVWNDDNQIGVTSTTDVDAKGIEAALKTAYEASHFGVKENIPDFSEKAKSPLPEVKVELGQQTPPAELIEKLLKVEDDLLNAHSAIASVPYNGISEQEIERFYLNSEGALREENRTYATIYLYTTTEQEGKKPRSGGSYKIAPSLPKLDIDSCFQETVTKTISHLNYQPIKSGKYRVVFSPEAFLSLLGAFSNLYNAQSILDKQSLSIPESLGEKIASPLLSVSDNALHPANISGETFDGEGTPTQNLPLIVEGVLTNFLHSSVTAKRMNAQPTGNASIGAKVSISPNFFHVFRGQQPSQTYNLEEAENVILIDDVQALHAGVNSLQGSFSLPFDGWLINKGEKTSIEAATVAGDFLDLLKSIIFVEEEAEITPSGVCPRIWVDSLSITGQ from the coding sequence ATGTCAAAAGTACAAACGATCGCAAATTACACCAAAGAAAAAGCAGAAAAGTTAAACATCAAAAAATATGACATTTATGGCTCAACGGTGGAACAAACCAGCGTACAAGTATTTCAGGGCGAACCAAAACAGGTAAAAGCCTCCCAAAAATCCAGTGTCATTGTGCGAGTTTGGAATGATGATAACCAAATTGGAGTAACATCTACCACCGATGTGGATGCAAAAGGCATTGAAGCCGCCCTCAAAACCGCCTACGAAGCCAGTCATTTTGGCGTAAAGGAAAACATCCCTGATTTTAGCGAAAAAGCAAAATCTCCCTTACCTGAAGTTAAAGTAGAATTAGGACAGCAAACCCCCCCTGCTGAGTTAATCGAGAAACTTTTAAAAGTAGAAGATGATTTATTAAATGCCCACAGTGCGATCGCCTCTGTACCCTATAATGGAATCTCAGAACAAGAAATAGAACGATTCTACCTCAACAGCGAAGGTGCTTTACGAGAAGAAAACCGCACCTATGCCACCATCTATTTATACACCACCACCGAACAAGAAGGCAAAAAACCCCGTAGCGGAGGCTCTTACAAAATAGCCCCTAGCCTACCCAAACTAGATATTGACAGCTGTTTCCAAGAAACCGTTACCAAAACCATCAGCCACCTAAACTATCAACCCATCAAATCAGGAAAATATAGAGTTGTTTTTTCCCCCGAAGCCTTCCTAAGCCTATTAGGTGCATTCAGCAACCTTTACAACGCCCAAAGCATCCTTGATAAACAAAGCCTCTCCATCCCCGAATCCCTAGGCGAAAAAATAGCCTCCCCCCTTCTATCCGTATCCGACAACGCCCTACACCCCGCCAACATTAGCGGTGAAACCTTTGACGGTGAAGGCACCCCCACCCAAAACCTACCTCTCATTGTTGAAGGAGTATTAACCAACTTCCTTCATAGTAGCGTCACCGCCAAAAGAATGAATGCCCAACCCACAGGCAACGCCAGTATTGGAGCAAAAGTCAGTATCAGTCCCAATTTTTTCCATGTATTTCGAGGACAACAACCCAGCCAAACCTATAACTTAGAAGAAGCCGAAAACGTAATCTTAATCGATGATGTTCAAGCCCTCCATGCAGGGGTAAACTCATTACAAGGATCATTTTCCCTGCCCTTTGACGGATGGTTAATCAACAAAGGAGAAAAAACCAGTATCGAAGCCGCCACCGTAGCCGGAGACTTTCTCGACTTATTAAAATCTATCATCTTTGTGGAAGAAGAAGCTGAAATCACCCCCAGTGGCGTATGTCCTCGCATTTGGGTTGACAGCCTTTCTATTACAGGACAATAA